From the Pseudomonas putida genome, one window contains:
- a CDS encoding helix-turn-helix domain-containing protein codes for MSDHFATNLKLACSHYRSISEVCRQLSINRAQFNKYLSGQSRPTPFNLKRIGDFFGVEDYELNLPAEQFARLIGARVSAVADQPGDPISELFRPLHEHSGNLSRYCGYYFEYSNCMSVPGTILVSLVHLWEERGRFLFERQERQERSSATDQHAEVRCRYLGAAFQLQDRVFLIDYESLTFNEMSQTILIPSFKSRITRLNGLKSGVSSGDRRNPACTRVVWEYLGEEINRINAYRQVRLYRPDDPRIDDDVRERLSVGPLRNSLFEIE; via the coding sequence ATGAGCGATCATTTCGCTACCAACCTCAAACTGGCCTGCAGCCACTACCGCTCTATCTCGGAAGTTTGCCGCCAGCTGTCGATCAACCGCGCGCAGTTCAACAAGTACCTGAGCGGCCAGAGCCGCCCGACACCTTTCAACCTCAAGCGCATCGGTGATTTTTTCGGTGTAGAGGATTACGAGCTGAATCTGCCGGCCGAACAGTTCGCCCGCCTGATTGGCGCGCGCGTGTCGGCCGTCGCCGACCAGCCCGGCGACCCGATCAGCGAACTGTTCCGCCCGCTGCACGAGCACTCCGGCAACCTGTCGCGCTATTGCGGCTATTACTTCGAGTATTCCAACTGCATGTCGGTACCCGGCACCATCCTGGTGTCGCTGGTGCACCTGTGGGAAGAACGCGGCCGTTTCCTGTTCGAGCGCCAGGAACGCCAGGAGCGCTCCAGCGCCACCGACCAGCATGCCGAGGTGCGCTGCCGCTACCTGGGCGCGGCATTCCAGCTGCAGGACCGAGTGTTCCTCATCGACTACGAGTCGCTGACCTTCAACGAGATGAGCCAGACCATCCTCATCCCCAGCTTCAAGAGCCGCATCACCCGCCTCAACGGCCTGAAGTCCGGGGTGTCCAGCGGCGACCGGCGCAACCCGGCCTGCACCCGGGTGGTGTGGGAATACCTGGGGGAGGAGATCAATCGCATTAATGCCTATCGGCAGGTGAGGCTGTACCGGCCGGATGATCCACGGATCGATGACGATGTACGTGAGCGGTTGAGCGTGGGGCCGTTGCGTAACAGCCTGTTCGAGATTGAATGA
- a CDS encoding TSUP family transporter: protein MIELDFSLILILALVAFTAGFFDAIAGGGGLITLPVLFIAGIEPLAAIATNKFQAASATVSATCAFARKGMIDWKRGSPMAVMSFIGGALGALSVSLIPKTLLQTCVPILLILVAAYFAFSPKPNEQSRKAKLSTSVFCIAVAPVIGFYDGIFGPGVGSFFMLACVILLGQHLLQAVCNSKLLNAACNLGALSVFALSGAIIWPLALAMASAAFVGAQLGARCAVYFGPRLIKPLLVCVCCIMATKLLLDSGNPIGEWLHRLTL from the coding sequence ATGATCGAACTCGATTTTTCACTCATTCTCATACTCGCCCTAGTCGCGTTCACCGCCGGCTTCTTCGATGCAATTGCCGGCGGCGGCGGCCTGATTACACTGCCCGTATTGTTCATCGCTGGTATCGAACCTCTGGCGGCGATTGCCACGAACAAGTTTCAGGCCGCTTCGGCTACGGTTTCGGCTACATGCGCCTTTGCCCGTAAAGGCATGATCGACTGGAAACGTGGCAGCCCAATGGCAGTGATGTCTTTCATCGGCGGCGCGCTCGGCGCCTTGTCAGTCAGCCTGATACCCAAGACGCTACTACAGACATGCGTTCCCATACTGCTGATTCTGGTAGCCGCGTATTTCGCGTTCAGCCCGAAACCCAATGAGCAGTCGCGCAAGGCGAAGCTTTCAACCAGCGTATTCTGCATTGCCGTGGCGCCAGTCATCGGCTTCTATGACGGGATCTTCGGCCCAGGCGTCGGCTCGTTCTTCATGCTCGCTTGCGTCATCCTGTTGGGCCAGCATCTGCTTCAGGCCGTTTGCAACAGCAAACTGCTGAACGCCGCGTGCAACCTGGGCGCACTGTCAGTGTTCGCACTGAGCGGAGCGATCATCTGGCCTCTGGCGCTGGCCATGGCAAGCGCGGCGTTTGTCGGTGCTCAACTGGGCGCTCGCTGCGCCGTGTACTTCGGCCCCCGGCTGATCAAACCATTGTTGGTCTGCGTTTGCTGCATCATGGCAACCAAGTTGTTGCTCGACTCAGGCAACCCGATCGGCGAGTGGCTACATCGACTGACGCTCTGA